Proteins co-encoded in one Acidovorax sp. 69 genomic window:
- a CDS encoding Crp/Fnr family transcriptional regulator, whose translation MKSESLARSGGCALCVGQQHCLLGRQNDQRRADWAPLVVERPMSKGELLLRQGELQPTFRIVKTGTVMLMCSGEDRVERPIGLFGSGQPLGTTGVLEQPAAVSCRALTAGRVCEVAIASASRQGLLDETFVRSLAQSYAQTNAWLAEWARIVRIRGVAGQLAATLLQLARIQRSTLVRLPSHVVLADLLSTTRETIARALRQLTLRQGLIRHDRWHCEIQREVLLGLAGGQKTPSASHTNA comes from the coding sequence ATGAAATCTGAATCTCTCGCCCGCAGTGGCGGGTGTGCACTGTGTGTGGGGCAGCAACACTGCCTGCTGGGGCGTCAAAATGACCAACGCCGCGCCGATTGGGCCCCGCTGGTGGTTGAACGTCCCATGTCCAAGGGCGAACTGCTTTTGCGGCAAGGCGAATTGCAGCCCACCTTCAGAATCGTCAAAACGGGCACAGTCATGCTGATGTGCAGCGGCGAAGACCGGGTGGAACGGCCCATCGGGCTGTTTGGCTCCGGCCAGCCACTGGGCACCACGGGGGTGCTTGAGCAACCTGCTGCGGTGTCCTGCCGTGCCTTGACGGCCGGGCGGGTGTGCGAGGTGGCCATCGCCTCTGCCAGCCGACAAGGCCTGCTGGACGAGACCTTCGTGCGGAGCCTGGCGCAAAGCTACGCACAAACCAACGCCTGGCTCGCCGAATGGGCCCGCATTGTCCGCATCCGGGGCGTGGCAGGCCAATTGGCCGCCACCTTGCTGCAACTGGCCCGCATACAGCGCAGCACCCTGGTACGGCTGCCCAGCCATGTGGTACTGGCCGATCTGCTGTCGACCACGCGCGAGACGATTGCGCGCGCCCTTCGGCAGCTGACGCTCCGCCAAGGCCTCATCCGCCATGACCGCTGGCACTGCGAGATCCAGCGGGAGGTCTTGCTCGGTCTGGCAGGGGGGCAAAAAACGCCCAGTGCCAGCCACACCAACGCGTGA
- a CDS encoding tripartite tricarboxylate transporter substrate binding protein, with amino-acid sequence MLLSRPVVSRRASLLIALAAASPWAVAQNTAKAVAAAAPLAWPTKPLKIIVGFPAGSSPDLTARTFSEPLSKALGQPVIVDNKVGAGGNIGADAVAKSRDDHTIGLMINGNMTIARLLNPAVPYDPLKDLAPLSLIGTSPLILTAPVSQAGVPAGASARDFFVAARNGGDKWSYGTPGVGTVGHIGTELLKSRSNINPVHVPYPGYPQVANAMLGGQLQMALLPPALAQAQVRAGKLRAIGVTSAGRSPLAPEVPSLSEAGIQGFSLEIWNAFAAPSTMPKPIQAKLAAVISEIARSEEVRSKLFQQGWQTVGSSPEGLANRIKADTNLLGGVIAMRGIKAE; translated from the coding sequence ATGTTGTTGTCACGCCCTGTCGTTTCTCGCCGAGCCTCGCTGCTGATTGCCCTGGCAGCCGCATCTCCCTGGGCCGTGGCCCAGAACACCGCCAAGGCGGTCGCGGCGGCAGCCCCCTTGGCATGGCCCACCAAGCCTTTGAAAATCATCGTGGGTTTTCCAGCGGGTTCATCGCCCGACCTCACGGCCCGCACGTTTTCGGAGCCCCTGTCCAAAGCCCTCGGCCAGCCCGTGATCGTGGACAACAAGGTGGGTGCAGGCGGCAACATCGGCGCCGATGCAGTGGCCAAGTCACGCGATGACCACACCATCGGGCTGATGATCAACGGCAACATGACCATCGCCAGGCTGCTGAATCCTGCCGTTCCGTATGACCCCCTCAAGGACCTGGCCCCGCTCAGCCTTATCGGCACCTCGCCGCTGATCCTGACCGCCCCCGTCAGTCAGGCCGGCGTTCCCGCTGGTGCCAGTGCCCGCGACTTCTTTGTGGCGGCACGCAATGGAGGCGACAAGTGGAGCTACGGCACACCGGGCGTGGGCACCGTAGGCCATATCGGCACGGAATTGCTCAAGTCGCGCAGCAACATCAATCCGGTGCATGTGCCCTACCCCGGCTACCCCCAGGTAGCCAACGCCATGCTCGGTGGGCAGCTGCAGATGGCGCTGCTGCCCCCAGCCCTGGCGCAGGCCCAGGTGCGCGCGGGCAAGCTGCGTGCGATTGGCGTGACATCTGCCGGGCGCAGCCCGCTGGCGCCAGAAGTGCCCAGCCTCTCTGAAGCGGGCATCCAGGGTTTCAGCCTGGAAATCTGGAACGCTTTTGCGGCACCATCGACCATGCCCAAACCCATTCAGGCCAAACTGGCAGCCGTGATCAGCGAGATTGCCCGCAGCGAAGAAGTGCGCAGCAAGCTGTTCCAGCAAGGCTGGCAGACGGTGGGCTCGTCGCCAGAGGGATTGGCCAATCGCATCAAAGCCGACACCAACCTGCTGGGCGGGGTGATTGCCATGCGCGGTATCAAAGCGGAGTAA
- the rpoH gene encoding RNA polymerase sigma factor RpoH — protein MNIQSGTATMTLAPTNPWALVPALGNLDAYISAVNRLPLLTHDEEQTYARQLRDHNDVDAAGRLVMSHLRLVVSIARQYLGYGLPHGDLIQEGNVGLMKAVKRFDPDQGVRLVSYAMHWIKAEIHEYILKNWRMVKVATTKAQRKLFFNLRSMKQGFKADAAAADAATHRDTLSDHEIDSVAAQLNVKREEVIEMETRMSGGDVLLDPAPSDDGEQAFGPIAYLADASHEPTAMIESRQRDALATDGIATALASLDDRSRRIVEERWLKVNDDGSGGMTLHELAAVYGVSAERIRQIEVAAMKKMKKALAEYA, from the coding sequence ATGAACATTCAATCTGGAACCGCGACGATGACCCTGGCTCCCACCAACCCCTGGGCGCTGGTGCCTGCCCTTGGCAACCTGGACGCCTATATTTCGGCCGTCAACCGCCTGCCCCTGCTCACGCACGACGAAGAGCAGACCTATGCACGCCAGCTCAGGGACCACAACGATGTGGATGCCGCAGGCCGGCTGGTGATGTCGCACCTGCGCCTCGTGGTTTCGATCGCGCGCCAATATTTGGGCTACGGTCTGCCGCACGGCGATCTGATCCAGGAAGGCAACGTGGGCCTGATGAAAGCCGTCAAGCGCTTTGACCCCGATCAGGGCGTGCGCCTGGTGAGCTATGCCATGCACTGGATCAAGGCCGAGATACACGAATACATCCTTAAAAATTGGCGCATGGTCAAGGTGGCTACCACCAAGGCCCAGCGCAAGCTGTTTTTCAACCTGCGCTCGATGAAGCAAGGCTTCAAGGCCGATGCCGCAGCTGCGGACGCCGCCACACATCGCGACACCCTGTCCGACCACGAAATCGACTCCGTGGCCGCTCAGCTGAACGTCAAGCGCGAAGAAGTCATCGAGATGGAAACCCGCATGTCGGGTGGCGACGTGCTGCTGGACCCCGCTCCGTCAGACGATGGCGAGCAGGCTTTTGGCCCCATCGCGTACCTGGCCGATGCCTCGCACGAGCCCACCGCGATGATTGAGTCGCGCCAGCGTGATGCCCTGGCCACCGATGGCATTGCCACCGCCCTGGCCAGTCTGGACGATCGTAGCCGCCGCATCGTGGAGGAACGCTGGCTCAAGGTGAATGACGATGGCTCCGGCGGCATGACGCTGCACGAGCTGGCAGCGGTCTACGGCGTGAGCGCCGAGCGCATCCGCCAGATCGAGGTCGCCGCCATGAAGAAGATGAAGAAAGCTCTGGCCGAATACGCCTGA
- a CDS encoding bifunctional diguanylate cyclase/phosphodiesterase, producing MRAAGLGPLPAQASSFAHRPQEEGDDGSLILAAMNAAPDGILLVDRTGRIVMANAAMETISGYPADELCGNSVSLFLPPALRDAHARHLESYFQAPSRRPMGMGRDLWIMRKDGRSLPVDIALGHTDAHGGTAVAFVRDISEVRRLEARMHFQATHDTLTGLINRWQFGQRLEQTIAESARSGQSFALLLLDLDDFKAVNDGYGHAAGDQVLLEVARRLKSVLRAGDALARLGGDEFTVLLPQITHAQDAEHAAAKLLDVLCQPYQMHGFELDFGASLGIALYPTDAQDAATLLRYADMAMYHAKESGRAHYAFYAPPLGIRMAEKLQLHERLKIALAYGGLALHYQPQVDVVTGRIQGVEALLRWTDPQLGEIPPDRFIPVAEATGLILALGAWVLDTACQQIAAWSGAGLPLRVAVNLSAQQLRQTDLVEQIERSLSLYGARPDLLEIEVTESEAMADPEQARRVLCRLQALGVCIALDDFGTGHSSLAYLKQLPVSRIKIDREFVRPLLHTSADATLVQAIIVLAQTLGLHVVAEGVESSEQLQLLVDFGCNAYQGWLYSRAVPPAHVAQLLQIDVESAPMVAAPV from the coding sequence ATGAGGGCTGCCGGCTTGGGCCCGCTTCCCGCGCAGGCATCTTCTTTCGCCCACAGGCCCCAGGAGGAAGGTGACGATGGCTCGCTCATCCTGGCCGCCATGAATGCGGCCCCCGATGGCATCCTGCTGGTAGACCGCACCGGGCGCATCGTGATGGCCAATGCCGCGATGGAGACCATCTCCGGCTACCCGGCGGATGAGCTGTGCGGAAACTCGGTCAGTCTATTTTTGCCTCCTGCCTTGCGCGATGCGCATGCCAGGCACTTGGAGAGCTATTTTCAGGCCCCTTCGCGCAGGCCGATGGGGATGGGGCGTGACCTCTGGATCATGCGCAAGGACGGCAGGTCCTTGCCCGTAGACATCGCCCTGGGCCACACAGATGCCCATGGCGGCACGGCGGTGGCCTTTGTGCGCGATATCTCTGAGGTGCGGCGGCTGGAGGCGCGCATGCATTTTCAGGCCACCCACGACACGCTGACGGGCCTGATCAATCGCTGGCAGTTTGGACAGCGGCTCGAACAGACTATTGCCGAGTCGGCCCGCTCGGGCCAGTCTTTTGCATTGCTGTTGCTGGACCTGGACGACTTCAAGGCGGTCAACGATGGCTATGGCCATGCTGCGGGTGACCAGGTGCTACTGGAGGTCGCGCGCAGACTCAAGAGCGTGCTGCGTGCGGGCGACGCGCTGGCCCGGTTGGGCGGTGACGAGTTCACCGTGCTGTTGCCGCAGATCACCCATGCGCAGGACGCCGAGCATGCGGCGGCCAAGCTGCTCGACGTGTTGTGTCAGCCCTATCAGATGCACGGCTTCGAGCTGGACTTTGGCGCCAGTCTGGGAATTGCGTTGTACCCCACCGATGCGCAGGACGCGGCTACGCTGCTCCGCTACGCCGACATGGCCATGTACCACGCCAAGGAGTCGGGCCGTGCGCATTACGCCTTCTACGCGCCGCCGCTGGGCATTCGCATGGCAGAGAAGTTGCAACTGCATGAGCGCCTGAAAATTGCGCTGGCCTATGGCGGTCTGGCCCTGCATTACCAGCCGCAGGTCGATGTGGTCACCGGCCGCATACAGGGGGTTGAGGCGCTGCTGCGCTGGACCGATCCACAGCTCGGGGAAATCCCTCCGGACCGATTCATCCCCGTGGCAGAGGCCACGGGCCTGATCCTGGCGTTGGGCGCATGGGTGCTTGACACCGCGTGCCAGCAGATTGCAGCGTGGTCAGGGGCTGGTTTGCCGCTGCGGGTGGCGGTCAACCTGTCGGCACAGCAATTGCGCCAGACCGATCTGGTCGAACAGATCGAGCGCAGCCTGTCCCTCTACGGGGCAAGGCCTGACTTGCTGGAGATCGAAGTGACCGAGTCGGAGGCTATGGCCGACCCCGAACAGGCCCGTCGCGTACTGTGCCGCCTGCAGGCGCTGGGCGTCTGTATTGCCCTGGACGACTTCGGCACCGGCCACTCTTCGTTGGCCTATCTGAAGCAGTTGCCCGTATCCCGTATCAAGATCGACCGCGAGTTTGTGCGTCCCTTGCTGCACACCAGTGCGGACGCCACACTCGTGCAGGCGATCATCGTGTTGGCACAGACGCTGGGCCTGCATGTGGTGGCGGAGGGGGTGGAATCCTCTGAGCAATTACAACTGCTGGTGGATTTTGGCTGCAATGCCTACCAGGGGTGGCTGTACTCCCGCGCGGTGCCTCCGGCGCACGTGGCGCAATTGCTGCAGATCGATGTCGAGTCTGCTCCGATGGTTGCCGCACCCGTCTGA
- a CDS encoding PAS domain-containing methyl-accepting chemotaxis protein yields MRSNVHVTQRDYPLAEGDTLLSTTDLKGRIVYANDAFIKVSGFGREELYGKAHNVVRHPDMPSAAFEDMWATIRGGLPWSSLVKNRRKDGDHYWVRANASPIRHGGAVVGFLSVRTKASEDEIRAHETLYQRINTGARHLKVYRGFVVRVQGAAAWWARLRFVSVGVRLQGAMGALLVGGAAAMVTAAGVQTSVAGWWLAGLVAWCVAGGALAWWIHVGVVRPLQEVLAQARAVASGQKAEALMLQRGDEIGSLMRSVQQAGLNMLSLVSDIQGKATQVSHCATELQEGNTHLSERTEEAASSLEQAAAALDELTAAIRANSDKAALAAQRASLGAQAATLGAGTVQKVHHTMQGIASASQRVAEISALIDGIAFQTNLLALNAAVEAARAGEHGKGFAVVATEVRALSHKSALAARDIKTLIDASLAEVRSGTEAAVAAARTMDNAVESVHGLTALVQDIQHASREQALGVEQINGAVAQLEQMTQQNATLVRRSAELSGSLASQARHLDEAASVFQPKGLVP; encoded by the coding sequence ATGCGTTCGAATGTGCACGTCACCCAGCGCGACTATCCGCTGGCAGAAGGGGACACCCTGCTGTCCACGACCGACCTCAAGGGGCGCATCGTGTATGCCAACGATGCCTTCATCAAAGTCAGCGGCTTCGGGCGCGAAGAACTGTATGGAAAGGCGCACAACGTCGTACGCCATCCCGATATGCCCTCTGCGGCGTTCGAGGACATGTGGGCCACGATACGCGGGGGTCTGCCCTGGTCTTCGCTGGTCAAGAACCGGCGCAAGGATGGCGACCACTACTGGGTGCGTGCCAATGCCAGCCCGATCCGCCATGGCGGGGCCGTGGTCGGTTTTCTCTCGGTGCGTACGAAGGCGTCCGAGGATGAAATACGGGCCCACGAGACGCTCTATCAGCGCATCAATACCGGGGCCCGGCATCTCAAGGTGTATCGCGGTTTTGTGGTGCGTGTGCAAGGTGCGGCCGCGTGGTGGGCACGCCTGCGGTTTGTATCCGTGGGCGTGCGTTTGCAAGGCGCCATGGGCGCGTTGCTGGTGGGTGGTGCGGCAGCCATGGTGACGGCGGCGGGTGTGCAAACATCCGTGGCGGGGTGGTGGCTGGCGGGCCTTGTCGCCTGGTGCGTGGCGGGGGGCGCCTTGGCCTGGTGGATACATGTCGGGGTGGTGCGGCCTCTGCAGGAGGTGTTGGCCCAGGCGCGTGCCGTGGCGAGCGGGCAGAAGGCCGAGGCCCTGATGCTGCAGCGGGGCGACGAGATCGGCAGTCTCATGCGCAGTGTGCAGCAGGCCGGGCTGAACATGCTGTCCCTGGTGAGTGACATCCAGGGCAAGGCCACGCAGGTGAGCCACTGTGCCACCGAGTTGCAGGAGGGCAATACACATCTGTCGGAGCGCACTGAAGAGGCTGCCAGCAGCCTGGAGCAGGCCGCTGCCGCCCTGGACGAACTCACCGCCGCCATCCGCGCCAACAGCGACAAGGCTGCCCTCGCTGCTCAGCGCGCCAGCCTGGGGGCACAGGCCGCCACGTTGGGAGCGGGCACGGTTCAAAAGGTGCATCACACCATGCAGGGCATCGCCAGCGCGAGCCAGCGCGTCGCAGAAATCAGCGCGTTGATCGATGGCATTGCCTTCCAGACCAACCTGCTGGCGCTCAATGCTGCGGTGGAGGCTGCGCGTGCCGGTGAGCATGGAAAAGGTTTTGCTGTGGTGGCTACCGAGGTGCGCGCTCTCTCACACAAAAGCGCATTGGCCGCACGCGATATCAAGACCCTGATCGATGCCTCGCTGGCCGAGGTGCGCAGCGGTACGGAGGCAGCGGTCGCAGCGGCGCGCACCATGGACAACGCCGTGGAATCCGTGCATGGGCTCACTGCGCTGGTGCAGGACATCCAGCACGCCAGCCGCGAGCAGGCGTTGGGCGTCGAGCAGATCAACGGCGCTGTGGCCCAGCTGGAGCAGATGACGCAGCAGAACGCCACGCTGGTGCGCCGCAGCGCCGAACTGAGTGGTTCTCTGGCTTCGCAGGCGCGGCATCTGGATGAGGCTGCGTCTGTGTTCCAGCCAAAGGGACTGGTGCCATGA